In one window of Vicia villosa cultivar HV-30 ecotype Madison, WI unplaced genomic scaffold, Vvil1.0 ctg.001162F_1_1_3, whole genome shotgun sequence DNA:
- the LOC131633675 gene encoding calmodulin-binding receptor-like cytoplasmic kinase 2 translates to MKKPSTSNLHQSNQRKKNIGTNNINRHNPKNDHGTMTNFNYVVKKISGLFTLILSGKSKTSSEPFENDSARNNKVRGVSSSTTDVSSESSKSSSKWKSSHPSTPTSTSSNQIGVGNFSFEELYKGTGKFSPDNKIGEGAFGIVYKGRLYDGTLVAVKCARKDVQKKHLAEFKNEINTLSKIEHLNLVRWHGYLEHGDDKIIVIEYVNNGTLREHLDGVRGNGLEIGKRLDVAIDVAHAVTYLHMYTDHPIIHRDIKASNILITDGLRAKVADFGFARLGSEDPNATHVSTQVKGTAGYLDPDYMRTRQLSEKSDVYSFGVLLVEMMTGRYPVEPKKPLNERVTIKWAMQLLKQGEEVIAMDPRLRRSSASNKAVQKVLKLAFQCLAPVRRSRPTMQNCAEVLWDIRKDFREKVFFRPPIASHHSADFPQKDARKNRRKTFGIEDDKKYKFVSA, encoded by the exons ATGAAAAAACCATCAACTTCAAATTTGCATCAATCTAACCAAAGGAAGAAAAATATTGGCACAAATAACATAAATAGACACAATCCTAAGAATGATCATGGTACCATGACAAATTTTAACTATGTTGTGAAAAAAATTTCAGGTCTGTTCACATTGATTCTGTCAGGgaaatcaaaaacatcttcagAACCTTTTGAAAATGATTCTGCAAGGAATAATAAAGTCAGAGGGGTATCAT CTTCAACAACAGATGTATCATCTGAAAGTTCTAAGAGTTCATCAAAGTGGAAATCTTCTCATCCTTCAACACCTACTAGCACTTCTAGTAATCAAATTGGAGTTGGAAATTTTTCATTTGAGGAACTTTATAAGGGAACAGGAAAATTTTCTCCAGATAATAAGATTGGTGAAGGGGCGTTTGGAATTGTGTATAAGGGAAGGCTTTATGATGGAACCCTTGTGGCTGTAAAGTGTGCTAGGAAG GATGTACAAAAGAAACACTTGGCTGAGTTCAAGAATGAGATAAACACGCTATCGAAAATTGAGCATCTGAATCTTGTGAGATGGCATGGATATTTGGAGCATGGAGATGACAAGATTATTGTGATTGAATATGTTAATAATGGAACTCTTAGGGAACATCTAGATG GTGTGAGAGGAAATGGACTTGAAATTGGTAAGCGTTTGGATGTAGCAATTGATGTAGCTCATGCAGTTACATACCTTCATATGTACACAG ATCATCCAATCATTCACAGAGATATAAAAGCATCAAATATCTTAATAACAGACGGTTTAAGAGCGAAAGTAGCAGATTTTGGTTTTGCTAGGTTGGGTTCAGAGGACCCTAATGCAACTCATGTTTCGACTCAAGTTAAAGGAACAGCTGGTTACTTGGATCCTGATTACATGAGAACAAGACAACTCAGTGAAAAGAGTGATGTTTATTCATTTGGTGTGTTACTTGTTGAAATGATGACAGGAAGATATCCAGTTGAACCAAAGAAGCCCCTCAATGAGAGAGTTACAATTAAATGG GCAATGCAGTTACTAAAACAAGGAGAAGAAGTGATTGCAATGGATCCAAGGCTTAGGAGAAGTTCAGCCTCAAACAAAGCAGTACAAAAGGTTCTCAAGCTCGCATTCCAATGCCTTGCACCTGTACGACGATCGCGGCCAACTATGCAGAATTGTGCAGAGGTTCTATGGGACATCAGAAAAGATTTCAGAGAAAAAGTGTTTTTTCGTCCTCCCATCGCTTCTCACCATTCAGCAGATTTTCCTCAGAAAGATGCGAGAAAGAATAGACGTAAGACGTTCGGTATTGAAGATGACAAGAAATATAAATTTGTGTCTGCATAA